The sequence CGCACTTGCGAATCCGCGAGCTTGGGCTGCTGCCCTCGCATCGTCAGTTGCATGACTCGCGGGGTTACGATCCGCGACGTTCGCACATCGGGGATGGCCGATAATTGTGCGAAAGCCGCCGCGCCCCCATGCACTTGTGCGACCTGCGTATCGCCGTTACGGATCGAATCCGCCAGTGCCGCAGTCGCACCCGCTCGCCGAAACAAGATCTGATCGGGTTTGGCGGGCACTGCCCAATAGCGGTCGTTACGCGCCAACAGGATCTCTTCGCGCTGCGGATCGATGTTGTCCACCCGGAACTGGCCGCCCGTCACGGGAAGCGCCCGCGTCAGGCCAGAGGCGAAACCTCCGGGGATGTCCTTCACGATGTGCGCCGGCAGGATGTCGTTGAACAGTTCACGCCACGCCGGGTAGGGCTGCGAGAACGTCACCACCGCCGTCTTGCCGCCCTCGATCGACTGGACACCCGTGATGAGGTCGTAGCCGGCCGGATCGACGACGCCCGGCTGGCTGACCATCTGCCGCCAGAGATACCAGTAGTCGTCCGCGGCGATCGGCGCGTTGTCGGTCCAGCTGGCCTCGGGGCGGATCTTGTAGGCGACGGTGAACGGGTTGTTATCCGTCACCTCAGCCGACACCAACAGCGTCGGGTCCATCTCCCAGCGCGAACCCGTTGACGACGCCGGGTCAGGTATCGGTCGGAAAGAACTCGGCAGGACCAGCGAGCTGATCGCCGCGTTAACCGGCGACTGGTCCGACAGCAGGTGCGAGTTGAATCCAGGACCGATCGTGTCAATGGCCATGATGATTTGAGTCGCCTTCGGCGGCGGCGGAGTCGTGGTTTCGGTGGTGTCGGTGCTCTGCGGCGCAGGTGGTGGGCTCACAGTGCAGCTGCCGACGAGAACGATCGATGCGATGAGTACAACGCCCCGCACGATCTGATCATGAAGGCGGGCTGACGGCACGCCCAACAGGGTATCGACAGCGCACCGTTCCGCCGATTCGTGAACGGGTCGCCGAGCGCGGCTATCCAACTTACGAAGCCATCAGAGCAAACATCATTTGCTGGCTCAGCTTAAAAATCCAGCGTGCGGGTTCCTGCCAGGCCATACGTGCTGGTATGGAGGTTCCAGCGAAGCCACCGGCTTGGTTTCTTAAGAGGTTAGGGGCCAGAAGCATCGCTTCTACCGGGAATCCTGTGCGATATCTACACAGATTTACAATCTTCTCAGGTGAGCGCTAAACTCCGGAACCGTGCCATTTGGCGGTTTAGACGCGACGTCAACGCCTCGCCAACCGCGCGACGTGCGAATATAAAAAACTTGCTCAGCAAACTTGTTCTGAATCGATTCATGCCTTACGCTTCCGGGCAGGGTCGGATCAGATCTGAAACCAATTCCTGAGGGGGAAATCATGACAACACGTGTCCAATGCGGCGTTTCGGCCGGTTTGGCGATCGTCGGAGCGAGTGTTCTGGCGGTTGCGCCGCTCACGCTTCCAATGCCGTCTCAAGCTGCACCGGTGACGGCGGAAATCGAACTGACGGCCACGCCGTTGGAGCAAGCCGCGATCCTGGTGCAGGGTTTCGCCGACAGCGGGTTCAGGGCTGGCAGTAGTGCTGCGCTGACGCCACTTAGCCCCGTGCTCGCCGGTGCTGCGCTCGCGTACGGAGATGAGGACCGGGCGTACTCGGTCATCAGGCAGAGCCTCGACGCCCCGCTCTGGACCGCAGATCCCACCATCGACGCCTTCGCAACCGTCCTGCCGCGCGAGCTTGGCGGCGGCACCGACGGTGTTCACGAATCCGACAACGGCACTGATGGCGCCCTCATCAACTTCCGCGATGACGTTCTGTGGGCGACGACTAATGCAGTACGCACGCAAATCCGCGATGCTATCGGCGCCGACGATTCGCAGGTCAACCAGAACTACGCCGCAGTCGTTGGGGCGGGCCTCTTGGCATCGGGTGAGCGCTTTGTGACAAGTGCAGCTGGTGCGCCGCTGGGCCTCATTCCGATCGCACAGGCCATTGCGAGCGGCAGCGAGGAAGAGCTCTACATCGCAATCCGCCAGTACATCGATGCGCCTCTGTACATCGCCGATCCCACCATTGATGCACTTGCAGTCGCGTTGCCTCAGCCGCTCGGAGGCACCGATCTGAACCATGAAACCCCTTCACCTGCAGACGGACAGCTCGCTCAGTTCCGCGACAACGTCCTGTGGCGCACCACGGCCGCGGTCCGCGCACCAATCGCAAATGTTCTTGGCGTGGATCCAAATCTCGACAAGGACAACCTGCCTTCTGCGAGCAACGTGACCAACACGCAGGCGTTCGGTGCCACGAACGTGGCCAAGACTGGCGCGTCCTCCAATGCAGCGGTCCTTACGGGTTCCGGCAAGGGTGCCGGCACGACCACCGGCTCGACCGCCACCCACCGCCCGATCAGCACCGCCGTCAAGGCAATCAACAACCAGCTGAAGGAATCGGCTGACCGGCTCGACGGGACCGTCAAGAAAATCACGGGGACCGGCCAGAAGACCACCAGCTCCAACACCGACGCTGCAACCAACTGACAGTCCAAACGAAAAGCCGGCCGCGCGATGCGTGGCCGGCTTCTTCGTCGTGCAGATCTATCCGCGCGCTTTCGCCCGCGCCCGGTTACGGCCGCGGGTGGTCGCGTTCAGTTCCGCCTTGCGTACCCGCACTACCTCGGGCGTGACTTCCACGCACTCGTCCTCCGCGCAGAACTCCATCGCCTGCTCGAGTCCGAGGTCCAGCGGACGGGCAAGTGTCTCCATGACATCGGCGGTCGATGACCGCATGTTGGTCAGCTTCTTCTCACGCGTCACGTTGACGTCGAGATCCTCGGCACGCGGATTGATGCCGACGACCTGACCCTCGTAGGTGTCCTCGCCCGGCTCGACGAAGAACTGCCCGCGGTCGGCCAACTGGATCATCGCGAACGGTGTGATGGAGCCCGACCGGTCGGACACCAGCGATCCCGTGTGCCTCGCCCGGATCTCCCCCGCCCACGGGCGGTACCCGTCGAACACCGCGTTCGCGATACCCGTGCCGCGGGTCAACGTCAGGAAGTCGGTGCGGAAGCCGATCAGCCCGCGGCTCGGCACGATGAAGTCCATTCGCACCCAACCCGCCGCGTGGTTCGTCATCTCCTCCATCCGGCCCTTGCGCGCCGCCATCAACTGCGTGATCGCGCCGACGAACTCCTCCGGGCAGTCGATGGTCATCGCTTCGAACGGCTCGTGCAGCTTGCCGTCGATCGTGCGCGTGACGACCTGTGGCTTACCGACCGTCAGCTCGAAGCCCTCGCGACGCATCTGTTCGACAAGGACGGCCAGCGCCAGCTCTCCGCGGCCCTGCACCTCCCAGGCGTCGGGCCGGTCGATGTCGACGACCTTTATCGACACATTGCCGACGAGCTCACTGTCCAAGCGCGACTTCACCATTCGGGCGGTCAGCTTGTGTCCCTTCACCTTGCCCGCGAGCGGCGAGGTGTTGGTGCCGATCGTGACGGAGATCGCGGGCTCGTCGACAGTGATCCGCGGAAGCGCGTGCGCGTGTTCGGGATCGGCCAGGGTGTCGCCGATCATGATTTCCGGCAGGCCGGCGACGGCGACGATGTCACCGGCGATGGCCTCGTCGGTCGACGTCCGGTCCACACCCTCGGTGACGAGCAGTTCGGTGATCTTGGCGTTCGTGATGACCGGGTGGCCATCCACCTCGCGCATCCACGCGACCTGCTGACCCTTGCGTATCCGGCCCTTGTAGATGCGGATCAGCGCGAGCCTGCCGAGGAACGCCGACGCGTCGAGGTTGGTCACCAGCGCCTGAAGCGGCGCCTCGGGGTCGCCCTCCGGCGGCGGGATGTGCTCCAGCAGAACGTCGAACAGCGGATCGAGGTTCTCGCCGTCGGGATTCTCCCCGTTGGCGGGTTCGGTTGTGCTCGCGATCCCGGCCCGGCCCGACGCGTACAGCGTCGGCAATCCGAGCGCGTTCTCCGCCGCCTTCTGAGCCTCCTCGTCCAGATCGGATGCGACGTCGAGCAGCAGATCGTGACTTTCCGACACGACGTCGGCGATGCGGGCGTCGGGTCGGTCGGTCTTGTTGACCACCAGGATCACCGGAAGGTGCGCGCCCAGCGCCTTGCGCAGCACGAAGCGAGTCTGCGGCAGCGGCCCCTCGGACGCGTCGACCAGCAGCAGCACGCCGTCGACCATCGACAGCCCGCGTTCGACCTCGCCGCCGAAGTCGGCGTGCCCCGGGGTGTCTATGACGTTGATGACCGTCATGCTGCCGTCGGGGTTTTTGCGATGCACGGCGGTGTTCTTCGCCAGGATCGTGATGCCCTTTTCCTTCTCCAGGTCACCGGAGTCCATCAGGCGTTCGATCGCGTCATCACCCCGATGCGTCAGCGCGCCCGACTGCCGCAGCATCGCGTCGACGAGGGTCGTCTTCCCATGGTCGACGTGTGCCACGATGGCGACGTTGCGAAATTCCACGCTGGGATTGTCTCAGTGCAATCGGTCGATTACGAAAACGAGAGACTCCCGTCACTTGAAACCCAGCGACCTGGCCGACATCAAACCGAAGAAAAAGTGCTGCCGGAGCAAGCCGCGCTGCAAGAAATGCCCGGTCGTCGTGCATAAAGTGCGAAAAGCCGAGCGCACCGGCATCCGCGGCAAGCAGTTGGTGAAGGTTTTCAAGCGGGCCCGAAGATCCTGATCGTCCCAGCTTCGCGGCGTACCGTGATTTTTGTCCGGCAGCCGAGTGTGAAGGTGGCGAATATGTCGGTTTACGAAGTTCTGACGATCGTTCTGATCGCCGTGATCGGCCTGGCGACGACGGCGGCCATTTATCTCGGGCTGCTGAATTGGATTGGCGCCTTCTACGTGGTCCGGTGCGCTGCGTGTCACCACTTGGCGTTTTCATCGGCGAACGCGGCGCAGCAGTCCTGCCCACACTGCCGTCACCCGGTACTCACACATCCCCTCTACTCCTTGCACCACCACCGCCCCCCGTCTGAGGTCCGCGTGGTGGGCGACCGGCTGCGCTACTGAGCCGGCCGTCGCCGGGAGTGCCGGCGCAGCCGCGATCGTCATGTGTCGAC is a genomic window of Mycobacterium sp. ITM-2016-00318 containing:
- the typA gene encoding translational GTPase TypA; translated protein: MEFRNVAIVAHVDHGKTTLVDAMLRQSGALTHRGDDAIERLMDSGDLEKEKGITILAKNTAVHRKNPDGSMTVINVIDTPGHADFGGEVERGLSMVDGVLLLVDASEGPLPQTRFVLRKALGAHLPVILVVNKTDRPDARIADVVSESHDLLLDVASDLDEEAQKAAENALGLPTLYASGRAGIASTTEPANGENPDGENLDPLFDVLLEHIPPPEGDPEAPLQALVTNLDASAFLGRLALIRIYKGRIRKGQQVAWMREVDGHPVITNAKITELLVTEGVDRTSTDEAIAGDIVAVAGLPEIMIGDTLADPEHAHALPRITVDEPAISVTIGTNTSPLAGKVKGHKLTARMVKSRLDSELVGNVSIKVVDIDRPDAWEVQGRGELALAVLVEQMRREGFELTVGKPQVVTRTIDGKLHEPFEAMTIDCPEEFVGAITQLMAARKGRMEEMTNHAAGWVRMDFIVPSRGLIGFRTDFLTLTRGTGIANAVFDGYRPWAGEIRARHTGSLVSDRSGSITPFAMIQLADRGQFFVEPGEDTYEGQVVGINPRAEDLDVNVTREKKLTNMRSSTADVMETLARPLDLGLEQAMEFCAEDECVEVTPEVVRVRKAELNATTRGRNRARAKARG
- a CDS encoding ABC transporter family substrate-binding protein; translated protein: MVRGVVLIASIVLVGSCTVSPPPAPQSTDTTETTTPPPPKATQIIMAIDTIGPGFNSHLLSDQSPVNAAISSLVLPSSFRPIPDPASSTGSRWEMDPTLLVSAEVTDNNPFTVAYKIRPEASWTDNAPIAADDYWYLWRQMVSQPGVVDPAGYDLITGVQSIEGGKTAVVTFSQPYPAWRELFNDILPAHIVKDIPGGFASGLTRALPVTGGQFRVDNIDPQREEILLARNDRYWAVPAKPDQILFRRAGATAALADSIRNGDTQVAQVHGGAAAFAQLSAIPDVRTSRIVTPRVMQLTMRGQQPKLADSQVRKAILGLLDVDLLAAVGAGSDNTVTLAQAQVRSPSDPGYTPTAPPALTKEAALRLLGNSGYQLVPVDTPPTPTPGTPVPDDNRGRITKDGVPLSLVIGVATNDPTSVAVANTVADQLRNVGIEASVLGLDPVVLYGDAIAQNRVDAIVGWHQAGGDLATALSSRYGCRALEATAVSTTTAGAPPATTSSTTSSTSKPTSTTVTTTATTTTPSPAPESDALIQAPSNLTGICDRSIQPKIDAALRGTENIGEVIDAVEPRLWNMSTVLPILQDTTIVAAGPRVQNVSLSGAVPVGIVGDAGMWAKKPQ